The Leptidea sinapis chromosome 35, ilLepSina1.1, whole genome shotgun sequence genome contains a region encoding:
- the LOC126975319 gene encoding putative inorganic phosphate cotransporter — MAEPPHNAKPKGVGVRHLQTFLLFLGMLLAYSMRVNLSIAIVDMTDSTNEHYFKWSLSVQSLILSSFFWGYVVLQIPAGALARRIGGKPLMLGALTVNTAVSLLMPTLANIGGWQVVCACRVLQGLSQGFVFPSTHYLASQWIPLEEKGILTTIIYAGGQLGIGVQLVAAGFIAAAWGWPAIFYVNGALGIAWLLVYALYGSSSPEQSRHISAEELSYIQVSLGTGGKPKRHPVPWRRLATCLPFWAAVVAHGGQNWGFFTLMTEMPTYMAKVLNFKLTQNGLLSSLPYLVMYLLSFPMGMMTDLIIRRGWLSISNTRKLSNSIGLWGPALALIGLSYIPKGSMALAVVMLTVTVGMNAGQYTGYPLVFIDLAPNFSSVLMGTSNTIAGLISIIAPIVCGLIIQDESDPLEWRKVFFLASAIYFFSNLFFVLFTTSERRSWNEPTERSSSDIEKKGMEMTSSYKTTVAT; from the exons AGGGCGTGGGGGTGCGGCACCTGCAGACGTTCCTGTTATTCCTGGGCATGCTTCTGGCGTACAGCATGAGGGTCAACCTGAGCATCGCCATCGTGGATATGACGGACTCCACCAACGAACAC TATTTCAAGTGGAGCCTCAGCGTGCAATCGCTCATCCTGTCGTCGTTCTTCTGGGGTTACGTAGTGCTGCAGATCCCGGCCGGCGCACTGGCTCGGAGGATCGGCGGAAAGCCGCTCATGTTGGGCGCACTCACTGTCAACACCGCCGTGTCGCTTCTCATGCCGACTTTGGCAAACATC GGTGGATGGCAGGTGGTGTGCGCGTGTCGTGTGCTGCAAGGACTCAGCCAAGGTTTCGTGTTCCCGTCCACGCACTACCTGGCCAGCCAATGGATCCCGCTCGAGGAGAAGGGCATCCTCACCACCATTATCTATGCAG GCGGACAGCTCGGAATTGGCGTGCAGCTGGTGGCAGCCGGGTTCATAGCGGCAGCGTGGGGCTGGCCTGCCATTTTCTACGTGAACGGCGCGCTGGGCATCGCCTGGCTCCTGGTCTACGCACTGTACGGCTCCTCCAGTCCAGAGCAATCGCGCCACATATCAGCTGAGGAGCTGTCCTACATCCAAGTGTCGCTAGGCACAGGGGGCAAGCCGAAG CGTCACCCAGTGCCGTGGCGGCGCTTGGCTACGTGTCTGCCATTCTGGGCCGCCGTGGTAGCACATGGCGGACAGAACTGGGGCTTCTTCACGCTAATGACGGAGATGCCCACCTACATGGCTAAAGTTCTCAACTTTAAGTTGACTCAA AACGGCTTGCTGTCGTCGCTGCCATACCTCGTAATGTACCTGCTCAGCTTCCCTATGGGCATGATGACGGACCTTATCATCAGGCGCGGCTGGCTGAGTATCTCCAACACGAGGAAACTGTCCAACTCCATAG GTCTGTGGGGTCCGGCCTTAGCCCTGATTGGACTATCGTACATTCCCAAAGGCAGCATGGCACTCGCAGTCGTCATGCTGACAGTGACAGTCGGTATGAATGCGGGACAGTATACAGGCTATCCT CTTGTCTTCATCGACCTTGCGCCAAACTTTAGCTCCGTTCTGATGGGAACGTCAAACACCATCGCCGGTCTCATCTCCATTATAGCTCCAATCGTGTGCGGCCTCATCATACAGGATGAA aGCGACCCGCTGGAGTGGCGCAAGGTGTTCTTCCTGGCGTCTGCCATCTACTTCTTCTCAAACCTGTTCTTCGTGCTGTTCACTACGTCCGAGCGACGATCTTGGAACGAGCCAACCGAGCGGAGCTCCAGCGACATCG AAAAGAAAGGAATGGAGATGACGTCTTCGTATAAGACCACCGTCGCGACGTGA